Proteins found in one Perca fluviatilis chromosome 9, GENO_Pfluv_1.0, whole genome shotgun sequence genomic segment:
- the mau2 gene encoding MAU2 chromatid cohesion factor homolog → MASNVEAPERWYLALLGFAEHFRTSSPPKIRLCVHCLQAVFQFKPPQRIEARTHLQLGSVLYHHTKNSELARSHLEKAWFISQQVPQFEDVKFEAASILSELFCQQNLVDSAKPLLRKAIQISTKNTHMKQLHNFRSYEKVAYSNSCNTILVQLHTLEKDLVSACDLLGVGAEYARVVGSEYTRALFLLSKGMLLLMERKLGEVHPLLTLCGTIVENWQGNPIQKESLRVFFLVLQVTHYLDAGQVKSVKPCLKQLQQCIQTISTLHDDEILPSNPADLFHWLPKEHMCVLVYLVTVMHSMQAGYLEKAQKYTDKALMQLEKLKMLDCSPILSTFQVILLEHIIMCRLVTGHKATALQEISQVCQLCQQSPRLFTNHAAQLHTLLGLYCISVNCMDNAEAQFTTALRLTTHQELWTYIVTNLASVYIREGNRHQELYSLLERINPDHNFPVSSHCLRAAAFYIRGLLSFFQGRYNEAKRFLRETLKMSNAEDLNRLTACSLVLLGHIFYVLGNHRESNNMVVPAMQLASKIPDMSVQLWSSALLKDLNKALGNTMDAHEAAQMHQNFSQQLLQDHIAACSLPEHNLISWTDGPPPVQIQAQNGPTTSLASLL, encoded by the exons ATGGCGTCCAACGTAGAGGCCCCGGAGCGCTGGTACCTCGCCCTTCTCGGCTTTGCGGAGCATTTCCGAACCTCAAGTCCGCCCAAAATCCGACTCTGTGTGCACTGTCTACAGGCAGTGTTTCAGTTTAAGCCTCCACAGAGGATCGAGGCCCGGACACATCTTCAGTTGGGCTCGGTTCTCTACCACCACACCAAGAACAGCGAGCTGGCCCGCAGCCACCTGGAGAAAGCG tggttTATATCGCAACAAGTCCCTCAGTTTGAAGATGTCAAATTTGAAGCTGCCAGCATTTTGTCAGAACTCTTCTGCCAACAG AATTTGGTGGACTCAGCAAAACCCCTTCTGCGCAAGGCCATTCAGATTTCAACAAAAAACACGCACATGAAGCAACTGCATAAT TTTCGAAGTTATGAGAAGGTCGCATATAGCAACAGCTGTAATACAATTCTAGTG CAACTTCATACACTGGAGAAAGACTTGGTGTCAGCATGTGACCTGCTGGGGGTTGGAGCCGAGTACGCCCGAGTGGTTGGCTCAGAATATACCAG ggcACTGTTTCTCCTCAGTAAAGGAATG TTGCTGCTAATGGAGAGGAAGCTTGGGGAGGTGCATCCTCTGCTCACACTGTGCGGAACTATTGTAGAAAACTGGCAGGGAAACCCCATCCAGAAGGAATCCCTGAGGGTGTTCTTCCTGGTCCTACAAGTCACACACTACCTAGATGCTGGACAG GTGAAGAGTGTGAAGCCGTGTCTGAAGCAGCTGCAGCAGTGCATCCAGACCATTTCAACACTCCACGATGATGAGATTCTGCCCAGCAACCCGGCTGACCTCTTCCACTGGCTGCCCAAGGAGCACATGTGTGTGCTCGTCTACTTG GTGACGGTCATGCACTCCATGCAAGCAGGCTATCTGGAGAAAGCTCAGAAGTACACAGACAAGGCTCTTATGCAACTAGAGAAACTAAAAA TGTTGGACTGCAGCCCCATCCTCTCTACCTTCCAAGTCATTCTACTGGAGCACATCATCATGTGTAGACTCGTCACGGGCCACAAGGCCACTGCGTTACAAGAG ATCTCGCAGGTGTGTCAGCTGTGCCAACAGTCCCCCAGGTTATTCACCAACCACGCTGCTCAGCTTCACACGCTATTA GGTCTGTACTGTATCTCAGTGAACTGTATGGATAATGCAGAGGCACAGTTTACCACAGCCTTGCGG ctcaccacacatcaggAACTGTGGACATACATAGTGACCAACTTGGCCAGTGTCTACATAAGGGAAGGAAACCGACACCAGGAG CTGTATAGCCTCCTAGAGAGAATAAACCCCGACCATAACTTCCCAGTAAG CTCCCATTGCCTCCGGGCTGCAGCCTTCTACATCAGGGGACTCCTGTCCTTCTTTCAAGGACGCTACAACGAGGCCAA ACGCTTCCTAAGAGAAACCTTGAAGATGTCTAATGCTGAGGATCTGAACCGACTGACTGCCTGCTCCCTGGTTCTGCTGGGCCACATCTTCTACGTACTGGGCAACCACAGA GAAAGCAACAACATGGTTGTACCTGCCATGCAGCTGGCCAGCAAGATCCCGGACATGTCTgttcagctctggtcttcagcGCTGTTGAAAG ACTTGAACAAGGCCCTGGGGAACACCATGGATGCCCATGAAGCAGCCCAAATGCACCAGAACTTCTCCCAGCAGCTGCTGCAGGACCACATCGCTGCCTGCAGCCTCCCTGAGCATAACCTCATCAGT TGGACTGATGGCCCTCCACCTGTCCAGATCCAAGCCCAGAACGGCCCAACCACCAGCCTTGCAAGCCTGCTATGA